From one Sphingomonas sp. BT-65 genomic stretch:
- a CDS encoding histidine phosphatase family protein codes for MPVLKYLVALLSMFCAASAFAGQSEDAPIYVTRHYDTPAGQPDPDLLPQGKARAEKLAAWFYGRTLKAIYVSDFKRTRQTAAPLAAMLDVAVETYDPKDTPAIVARARAARGPVLIVGHSNTVPDIVAQLGGKRPGELKHEDFGDLWTIENGSSEHTKIDP; via the coding sequence ATGCCAGTCCTGAAGTATCTCGTCGCGCTGCTCAGCATGTTCTGCGCCGCCAGCGCATTCGCCGGCCAATCGGAAGACGCCCCGATCTACGTCACCCGCCATTACGACACCCCCGCCGGCCAACCCGATCCCGACCTCCTGCCCCAGGGCAAGGCCCGCGCGGAGAAGCTCGCGGCGTGGTTCTACGGCCGCACGCTCAAGGCGATCTATGTCAGCGACTTCAAGCGCACGCGCCAGACGGCGGCACCGCTCGCCGCGATGCTCGACGTCGCTGTCGAGACCTATGACCCCAAGGACACTCCCGCGATCGTCGCCCGCGCCAGGGCGGCCCGCGGCCCGGTGCTGATCGTCGGCCACAGCAACACCGTCCCCGACATCGTCGCGCAGCTCGGCGGCAAGCGGCCGGGCGAGCTCAAGCACGAGGATTTCGGCGATCTCTGGACGATCGAGAATGGCTCGAGCGAGCACACCAAGATCGACCCCTGA
- a CDS encoding DUF72 domain-containing protein, producing the protein MTLRIGTAAWALPRDVRDSFPPGASNLERYARRFNATEINSSFYRPHRRSTYVRWAASVSADFRFAVKLPKAITHEARLADCEAPLARFADEIAGLGGKRGPVLVQLPPSFAFDVKLAETFFAQLDAIVGGPIAFEPRHPSWFDAQADALLVAHRVARVAADPAPVPAAAMPGGWRGLAYFRLHGSPRIYWSAYDDAALAAWRQSAVAANARSWIILDNTASGAATRDALALI; encoded by the coding sequence ATGACTCTCCGCATCGGCACCGCCGCCTGGGCACTTCCGCGCGACGTCCGCGACAGCTTCCCGCCCGGCGCCAGCAACCTCGAACGCTATGCGCGGCGCTTCAATGCGACCGAAATTAATTCGAGCTTCTACCGCCCCCATCGCCGCTCGACCTATGTGCGCTGGGCGGCGAGCGTCTCGGCGGACTTCCGCTTCGCCGTCAAGCTGCCCAAGGCGATCACGCACGAGGCCCGGCTGGCGGATTGCGAGGCGCCGCTCGCGCGCTTCGCCGACGAGATCGCCGGGCTTGGCGGGAAGCGCGGCCCGGTGCTCGTCCAGCTCCCGCCCAGCTTCGCCTTCGATGTCAAGCTCGCCGAAACCTTCTTCGCCCAGCTCGATGCCATTGTCGGCGGGCCCATCGCGTTCGAGCCGCGCCATCCGAGCTGGTTCGATGCGCAGGCCGACGCGCTGCTCGTCGCGCACCGCGTCGCGCGCGTCGCCGCCGATCCCGCGCCGGTTCCGGCCGCCGCCATGCCGGGCGGATGGCGCGGCCTCGCCTATTTCCGCCTCCACGGCAGCCCGCGCATCTACTGGTCCGCCTATGACGACGCGGCCTTGGCGGCGTGGCGGCAAAGCGCGGTTGCCGCCAATGCCCGCAGCTGGATCATCCTCGACAATACCGCCAGCGGCGCCGCGACGCGCGATGCGCTAGCACTGATCTGA